Proteins encoded within one genomic window of Microbacterium sp. zg-B185:
- a CDS encoding dihydrolipoamide acetyltransferase family protein, which produces MSTQTFLLPDVGEGLTEAEIVSWRVSPGDRVEVNDVLVEIETAKSLVELPSPFAGVVGDVLVAEGDTVAVGAAIITIASADASAPPATAGQSEHGEAHEPDAGGAVLVGYGSAGHVQSRRRKPAGRPAAASVGVIAKPPIRKLARDLNVDLTDIAPSGPAGEVTRDDVMKQASQASVFRNIQTPEWGAVREETIAVGTPPVAAQVPAVPAPAPDAAGREESIPVRGVRKAVASGMVRSAYTAPHVSVWTDVDASRTMELVKRLKASPDFADVRVSPLLIMARAVIWAVRRTPMVNAAWIDDPEGGGAQIRVRHYVNLGIAAATPRGLLVPNIKDAQELNMRDLARALEKLTVTAREGKSTPADQTGGTITITNIGVFGMDAGTPIINPGEVGIVALGTIRQKPWVVDGEVRPRWVTTVSGSFDHRVVDGDGVSRFIADIASILEEPALLLD; this is translated from the coding sequence ATGAGCACACAGACCTTCCTCCTCCCCGACGTCGGCGAGGGCCTCACCGAGGCCGAGATCGTGTCCTGGCGGGTCTCCCCCGGCGACCGGGTCGAAGTCAATGACGTCCTCGTCGAAATCGAGACCGCGAAGTCGCTGGTCGAACTGCCCTCCCCGTTCGCCGGCGTCGTCGGCGACGTGCTCGTCGCCGAGGGCGACACGGTCGCGGTCGGGGCGGCGATCATCACGATCGCGAGCGCGGACGCGTCCGCACCGCCGGCCACGGCGGGTCAGAGCGAGCACGGCGAGGCGCACGAACCGGATGCCGGCGGTGCCGTCCTGGTCGGGTACGGCAGCGCGGGTCACGTCCAGTCGCGCCGCCGCAAGCCGGCCGGCCGCCCGGCAGCGGCATCCGTGGGGGTCATCGCCAAGCCGCCGATCCGCAAGCTGGCGCGGGACCTGAACGTCGACCTGACCGACATCGCACCCAGTGGCCCGGCGGGCGAGGTGACGCGTGACGATGTGATGAAGCAGGCGTCGCAGGCCAGCGTCTTCCGCAACATCCAGACCCCGGAATGGGGAGCGGTGCGCGAAGAGACGATCGCCGTCGGCACTCCCCCGGTCGCCGCGCAGGTGCCGGCCGTCCCGGCTCCTGCGCCGGATGCCGCCGGGCGCGAGGAGTCCATCCCGGTCCGGGGCGTGCGCAAGGCGGTGGCCAGCGGAATGGTCCGCAGCGCCTACACCGCGCCGCACGTGTCGGTCTGGACCGACGTCGATGCGAGCCGCACCATGGAGCTGGTCAAGCGGCTCAAGGCCTCGCCGGACTTCGCGGACGTCCGGGTCTCGCCGCTGCTGATCATGGCCCGCGCGGTGATCTGGGCCGTGCGGCGCACGCCGATGGTCAACGCGGCGTGGATCGACGACCCCGAGGGCGGTGGCGCCCAGATCCGGGTGCGTCACTACGTGAATCTCGGCATCGCCGCCGCCACCCCCCGCGGTCTGCTGGTGCCGAACATCAAGGACGCCCAGGAGCTGAACATGCGCGATCTGGCCCGCGCCCTGGAGAAGCTCACCGTGACGGCACGCGAGGGCAAATCGACCCCCGCGGACCAGACCGGCGGCACGATCACCATCACGAACATCGGCGTCTTCGGAATGGATGCCGGTACGCCGATCATCAATCCCGGCGAAGTCGGGATCGTCGCACTCGGCACCATCCGCCAGAAGCCTTGGGTCGTGGACGGAGAGGTCCGGCCCCGCTGGGTCACCACCGTCTCGGGCTCGTTCGACCACCGCGTCGTGGACGGCGACGGGGTGTCCCGGTTCATCGCCGACATCGCCTCCATCCTGGAGGAACCGGCCCTGCTGCTGGATTGA
- a CDS encoding alpha-ketoacid dehydrogenase subunit beta, with translation MPFSRALNAGLRRAMTENDRVIMMGEDIGRLGGVFRVTEGLQAEFGEQRVLDTPLAESGIVGTAIGLAMAGFRPVCEIQFDGFVFPAFDQITSQLAKITNRHEGALSMPVVIRIPYGGHIGAVEHHQESPEVYFTHTPGLRVVSPSTPNDAYWMIQDAITSTDPVIFLEPKSRYWQKGEVDAAARALPLHASRLVRRGTDVTLVGHGAMVATLLQAAALAESEGTSCEVIDLRSLSPVDYGPILDSVRRTGRMVYAQEAPGFTSLGSEVAATVMEKAFYALEAPVLRVSGFDAPFPPAKLEGTFLPDADRILEAVDRTLAY, from the coding sequence ATGCCGTTCAGCCGCGCGCTCAACGCCGGGCTGCGGCGGGCGATGACCGAGAACGACCGGGTGATCATGATGGGCGAGGACATCGGTCGGCTGGGCGGGGTCTTCCGTGTCACCGAGGGCCTGCAGGCAGAGTTCGGCGAGCAGCGGGTGCTGGACACCCCGCTGGCCGAATCGGGCATCGTCGGCACCGCGATCGGACTCGCGATGGCCGGATTCCGGCCCGTGTGCGAGATCCAGTTCGACGGGTTCGTGTTCCCGGCGTTCGACCAGATCACCTCGCAGCTGGCGAAGATCACGAATCGGCACGAGGGTGCGCTGAGCATGCCGGTGGTGATCCGCATCCCCTACGGCGGCCACATCGGCGCGGTGGAGCACCACCAGGAGAGCCCCGAGGTGTACTTCACCCACACGCCCGGTCTTCGCGTGGTGAGCCCATCCACCCCGAACGACGCGTACTGGATGATCCAGGACGCGATCACCTCGACCGATCCGGTGATCTTCCTCGAGCCGAAGAGCAGGTACTGGCAGAAGGGCGAGGTGGATGCCGCTGCCCGGGCTTTGCCGCTGCACGCCAGCCGCCTGGTCCGCCGCGGCACGGATGTCACGCTGGTCGGTCACGGCGCCATGGTCGCGACGCTGCTGCAGGCTGCTGCGCTCGCGGAGTCCGAGGGCACCAGCTGCGAGGTGATCGACCTGCGCTCCCTGTCCCCCGTCGACTACGGCCCGATCCTGGACTCGGTGCGCCGCACCGGACGCATGGTCTACGCGCAGGAGGCGCCGGGCTTCACCAGTCTCGGCAGCGAGGTGGCGGCGACGGTCATGGAGAAGGCGTTCTACGCGCTCGAGGCGCCGGTGCTGCGCGTCTCCGGCTTCGACGCTCCGTTCCCTCCGGCCAAGCTCGAAGGAACCTTCCTCCCGGACGCGGACCGCATCCTCGAGGCCGTCGACCGTACGCTGGCGTATTGA
- a CDS encoding thiamine pyrophosphate-dependent dehydrogenase E1 component subunit alpha — MHQNTGPDDAPELVRVLAADGSVAPTPAAEPYLELIDALTDAELEGFYRDMFVVRAFDQQATNLQRQGQLALWPPSFGQEAAQVGSARAARPQDHLFPSYREHVVCMIRGVDPVDIIRVMRGLTHGGWNPADPKNGNTHIYTLVLGSQTLHATGLAMGLTLDGKSGSGDPQTDEAVIVYYGDGASSQGDVHEAMVFAASYRTPEVFFLQNNQWAISVPVATQSRSPLYRRGAGYGIPSIPIDGNDVLASYAVTRVALDEARAGAGPRAIEAMTYRMGAHTTSDDPTKYRTADEEESWARRDPIARMRAYLRGRGASDAFFAEVEAQAAAVAEDARVRTAALGGIPTDLMFDHVYTEPHPLIDEQRAWLAGYEASFEEEPS, encoded by the coding sequence CTGCACCAGAACACCGGGCCGGACGACGCGCCGGAACTCGTCCGCGTGCTCGCGGCGGACGGGTCGGTCGCGCCGACTCCGGCAGCCGAACCGTACCTCGAACTCATCGATGCGCTCACGGACGCGGAGCTCGAAGGCTTCTACCGCGACATGTTCGTCGTGCGCGCCTTCGACCAGCAGGCCACGAACCTGCAGCGCCAGGGCCAGCTCGCGCTGTGGCCGCCGAGCTTCGGCCAGGAGGCGGCACAGGTCGGCTCGGCCCGCGCCGCGCGCCCCCAGGACCACCTCTTCCCGTCCTACCGCGAGCACGTCGTGTGCATGATCCGCGGCGTCGACCCGGTGGACATCATCCGCGTGATGCGCGGTCTCACGCACGGCGGCTGGAACCCGGCCGATCCGAAGAACGGGAACACGCACATCTACACGCTGGTCCTCGGGTCCCAGACGCTGCACGCGACCGGACTGGCCATGGGCCTCACGCTGGACGGCAAGTCCGGCTCCGGGGACCCTCAGACCGACGAGGCCGTCATCGTCTACTACGGAGACGGCGCATCCAGTCAGGGCGATGTGCACGAGGCGATGGTCTTCGCCGCCAGCTACCGCACCCCCGAGGTGTTCTTCCTGCAGAACAACCAGTGGGCCATCTCGGTCCCCGTCGCCACCCAGTCCCGGTCGCCGCTGTACCGCCGCGGCGCCGGATACGGCATCCCGAGCATCCCCATCGACGGCAACGACGTGCTGGCCAGCTACGCGGTCACCCGGGTCGCCCTCGACGAGGCGCGCGCCGGCGCGGGCCCGCGCGCCATCGAGGCCATGACGTATCGCATGGGAGCGCACACCACCAGTGACGACCCCACGAAGTACCGCACCGCCGACGAGGAAGAGTCGTGGGCGCGCCGGGACCCGATCGCGCGCATGCGCGCCTATCTGCGGGGGCGCGGAGCGTCGGACGCGTTCTTCGCCGAGGTCGAGGCCCAAGCCGCCGCGGTGGCCGAGGACGCCCGCGTCCGCACCGCCGCGCTCGGCGGCATCCCGACCGATCTCATGTTCGACCACGTCTACACCGAACCGCATCCTCTGATCGACGAGCAGCGCGCGTGGCTCGCCGGCTATGAGGCATCGTTCGAGGAGGAGCCGTCGTGA
- a CDS encoding histidinol-phosphate transaminase: protein MTDAPIPFDDAQIPVRVRPEIAALPPYQQGKQAGADAFKLSSNENPFDPLPGVLEAVRAATELNRYPDATAGRLRERLADRFGVSPSSVHIGAGSVSILTQLVLATSGPGDEVIFAWRSFEAYPWLAIVAGATPVQVPLTDDARHDLPAMAAAVTPRTRAIIVCSPNNPTGPIVTQAEFDAFLALVPRDVLVILDEAYAEFITDPAAVDGLRVLGTQGHPNVVALRTFSKAFGLAGLRIGYAIGHPRILDAARSTSIPLSVTAHAEVAALASLDAEDALLERVRTIAARRDRLAAALRDAGWRVPEAQGNFLWLPGGAETMQIASAFDAAGLIVRPFAGDGLRVSVGEEDSVDKVLSIAESVVKDLPEDHPGSRASVER from the coding sequence GTGACCGACGCTCCGATTCCTTTCGATGACGCGCAGATCCCGGTCCGGGTCCGGCCCGAGATCGCCGCGCTGCCGCCCTACCAGCAGGGCAAGCAGGCCGGTGCGGACGCGTTCAAGCTGTCCAGCAACGAGAACCCGTTCGACCCGCTTCCCGGGGTCCTCGAAGCGGTGCGTGCCGCGACGGAGCTGAACCGGTACCCGGACGCGACCGCCGGACGGTTGCGCGAGCGGCTGGCCGACCGGTTCGGCGTTTCGCCCTCGTCGGTGCATATCGGCGCGGGCAGTGTCTCGATCCTCACGCAGCTCGTGCTCGCCACGTCTGGTCCCGGCGACGAGGTGATCTTCGCGTGGCGCTCCTTCGAGGCTTATCCGTGGCTCGCGATCGTCGCCGGTGCCACCCCCGTGCAGGTGCCGCTGACCGACGATGCCCGCCACGACCTCCCGGCGATGGCCGCGGCGGTCACCCCGCGCACCAGGGCGATCATCGTCTGCAGCCCCAACAACCCCACCGGCCCGATCGTCACCCAGGCCGAGTTCGACGCGTTCCTGGCTCTGGTCCCCCGTGATGTCCTGGTCATTCTGGACGAGGCGTATGCCGAGTTCATCACCGACCCGGCGGCCGTGGACGGTCTGCGCGTGCTGGGCACGCAGGGACACCCGAACGTGGTCGCGCTGCGCACGTTCTCCAAGGCGTTCGGTCTGGCCGGGCTGCGCATCGGCTACGCCATCGGGCACCCGCGCATCCTGGATGCCGCCCGCAGCACCAGCATCCCGCTGTCCGTCACGGCGCACGCCGAGGTCGCCGCCCTGGCGAGCCTGGACGCGGAGGACGCGCTGCTGGAACGCGTGCGAACGATCGCCGCGCGGCGCGACCGGCTCGCCGCAGCCCTCCGCGATGCCGGGTGGCGCGTGCCCGAAGCGCAGGGCAACTTCCTCTGGCTGCCCGGCGGTGCCGAGACGATGCAGATCGCAAGCGCCTTCGATGCGGCCGGTCTGATCGTGCGTCCGTTCGCCGGCGACGGTCTGCGGGTCAGTGTCGGCGAGGAGGACTCTGTCGACAAGGTCCTATCGATCGCGGAATCCGTTGTGAAAGACCTCCCAGAGGACCATCCGGGGTCGCGGGCTAGCGTAGAACGGTGA
- a CDS encoding phage holin family protein, with protein sequence MGFLIRVVVNAFAIWIVTLIPALMVSVIPFPPGETLQFVLTLLIVAAIFALVNTIIGTVIKILAFPLYILTLGLIGLIINAFLLWLTAWITGFWSWGLRVEDFWWGVLAAIVISLINWIFGIILRPKRTD encoded by the coding sequence ATGGGCTTCCTCATCCGTGTCGTCGTCAACGCGTTCGCCATCTGGATCGTCACACTGATCCCCGCGCTCATGGTCTCGGTCATCCCGTTCCCACCGGGGGAGACGCTGCAATTCGTGCTCACGCTGCTGATCGTGGCCGCCATCTTCGCGCTGGTGAACACCATCATCGGCACCGTCATCAAGATCCTCGCGTTCCCGCTCTACATCCTGACGCTGGGCCTGATCGGGTTGATCATCAATGCGTTCCTGCTCTGGCTGACCGCATGGATCACCGGCTTCTGGAGCTGGGGTCTTCGCGTCGAAGATTTCTGGTGGGGCGTCTTGGCGGCGATCGTCATCTCGCTCATCAACTGGATCTTCGGCATCATCCTGCGCCCGAAGAGGACGGATTGA